One Trichormus variabilis 0441 genomic window, TGGAAATTCTATGATATAAATCCTAAAGATATCAAGAAATACTCAACATTTCTTGAAATGGTAAAAATTGTAAGAAATACAGCAGATAATGATATTGTTCCGAGTCTTGATAATGATGCTAGTGAAGTTCAAGAAATTCTAAATTATTGGGCTAAAAATGAAATAAATAAATTACGAGATGTCAGCGAAGAACTCAGTAATTGTCTTAATATCAGTTTAGATATAGGGGTAGAAAAAGATCCAATTGTAAAAGTTTTAGAAGGTGATGGTAAAAAAATGCCCCTGTCAAGTATGTCAGATGGTACTCTGCGCTTGATAGCTTATTTGATACTATTGTATCAATCAGAATCAGAGATGCCTACACTTATTGGTATTGAAGAACCTGAGCGTAATTTCCATCCGGGGATTCTTAAAGATGTGGCTTCTATAATGAAAAGACTATCTAAAAAAACACAAGTAGTTTTTACAACTCATAGTTCTCAATTACTAGATTGCTTTTCTCCAGAAGAAATTACATCTGATATATCGGTAATACTTTTGAGTAATAAGGGTGAGTTAGGAACGAAAGCTTGTTTACTTGATAAACTGGCGGAAAACCGCGATGACCTTTTAGAGTGGATGACTGATTTTGGATTAGGTAGCGCAATTTATCATAGTCACTTAATTGAAGAAATTTTAGCTATTTAATATGCCTAGTGTTCGCCTTTGGACTCCAGAGTCCGACTATGATAGGGATGCGGTCTGCTGTATTGCCAAAAAAATAGTTAATTTTTACAGCTATGATTTAACAATTGAATATGCAACTAAGCAAGCTTATAATGATGCTGCACGCAAGCCTGGTGGTTTAAAGAAAGCAGTTGATATTTACCTTAAGCATAACGACTTAGTAATTTTTCTCATAGATGCAGATGGTATACAATCACAAGCACAAAGGCTTAAGGAAAGAAATTCTCTATTTAACAAAATTCAAGAAGTAGTCAACATATCTAATGGCAAAGCTAAATTAATTCTCATACTTCAAGAAATTGAAGCATGGTTATTAGTAGATTGTTTAGGTATCTGTTGCTACTTTACCAAAAACCCTCAAAATAGAAATCATCAAGAGTGGATGAGTTTTGCTCATCGTAAACAACTTGGTAAAACCAATCTTATTACAGAAGCTACACCCGGAGGAAGAAATGCAAAAGAACACCTTGAGGAACTTTCAGAAGACATATTAATCAAAAATAATCCCAAATTGAGAAATAAACCGCAAAATTTGAAAGAGCTTAAATATCAGGAAGACCAAGCAGCTAAGATTGCTGAATTTATAGAAATTAATAATCAAACAATTAAGAGAAATGACTCTTTAGAAGAATTAGCGCAGCATCTAAAATTATTGTCCGAAAATAAGCTTTTTGATACATAAAATAACAAACTAAAGCCTTGAATGCTCAAGAAGAAAGCATATTTCAAGCGCAACTTGCTACTATTGAACCAAGGCAGGAGGAAAGAGTTATGCAAATTGTTACTAGTTGGATGAGACAAGGTGTGCAGCAGGGAGAATTGACGCTAATTCTACGTCAACTTAACCGCCGTTTCGGTGAAATTAATCCGCAATTGCAAGAACGGATTCAAGGTTTGTCAACTGCTGAGTTGGAAGATTTAGGTGAGGCTTTACTGGATTTTACAAGCAGTGCTGATTTAGAGGCTTGGTTTGCAAGTAGATAGTTTTCTATCAAGATACCCGACTTCTTTGAGAAGTCGGGTATCTGTAGTCGGGTATCTGTAGGGTTAAATTATTAATTGGGTGGATCTAAACGATTTACCAATGTCGCCCATAAAATCATCGGAGAACCGACACCCAAACAGAATAACCATTGTTGTAAGCTTAAGGGTGCTGTTTCAAATACATCATTAATCAATGGCACATGAGCAAAGACAATTTGTAGGAGAATTGCACCCAAAATACCAAATCCAATGGCGGGAATATCTACATTCTCTTTCATTGTGCCGTCCATTTTGGCAATGAGATTGGGGATTAATTGGCTAATACTCAACAGATAAAATATTCGTCCTGCAATCAGAGAGTTAATCGCCATTGTTCTGGCTAAATCTATATTGCCTGTGGTTTGGCGGATGTATTCAAAAACCCCGAAGATAACAATCCAGTTAAACAGAGAAATTGCGAGAATTCGTTGTATGCGACTACCTGATAGTAAGGGTTCGTTGGGGTGACGGGGTGCTTGCTGCATCACATTTTGTCCTTTGGGTTCAAATGCCAAAGGTACTGTCATGGTGATGGAGTTCAACATATTTAACCAGAGGACTTGTAGAGATAAAATTGGTAAGTCTCTAGCCAATAATGTACTAATTAAAATTGTCATTGATTCCCCACCGTTGACAGGGAGAATAAAGCAGATTGCTTTCAAGAGGTTTTTATAAACTGCTCGTCCTTCTTCTACAGCTGCTTCAATGGAGGCAAAATTATCATCGGTGAGTAGCATATCTGAGGCTTCTTTGGCGACTTCTGTACCTGCGCCACCCATTGCAATTCCGATGTCTGCTTGTTTTAAGGCGGGTGCATCGTTAACACCATCCCCAGTCATGGCGACGACTTCGCCTTTTGATTGTAAGGCTTCGACTAGACGCAGTTTTTGTTCTGGTGCAACGCGGGCAAAGACTACACCTTCTTCCGCGACTTGAGCGAGTTCGGTTTTATCCATTTTGGCGAGTTCTGCACCTGTGAAAGCGAGAACTGAGCCGTTTTTGTTGATGCCCATACGACGAGCGATCGCCTGGGCTGTGATAGCATGATCTCCTGTGATCATCTTCACCTGAATTCCGGCGGTTTGACAGGCTTGCACCGCTTTGATTGCACTCTCACGGGGAGGATCAATCATCCCCTGTAAGCCAATGAAAATTAACCCATCAGCGATATCTGCATGATCTACGTCATTTTGCTCATTTCCTACAAGCTTTTTGGCTAAGGCTAACACCCGTAAGCCTTGGCGCGCCATGATGTTGACTTCCCGTTCAATGGTGGTTTGTTTTAAGGTTTCTACACAATCCAAGGGACGGGGTTGTCCATCGGTATTTAACATCAGGCTACAGCGTTGGAGAATCGCTTCTACAGAACCTTTGACATAAATCACCTTGCCGGTGGGTGTGTTGTGCAAGGTTGCCATGTATTGATAATCTGATTCAAAGGGAATCCCATCTAGCCTGGGCATTTGCTTGAGTAAGGTGGGCTGGCTAAAATTGGCTTTATTCGCTGATGCAATTAACGCCCCTTCTGTGGGATCTCCCAGCACTACCCACCTACCATTTTTCGTTTCTAAGTGGGAATCGTTACAAAGTAATCCAGCTATTAAACATTCTTGTAGTCCCTTCTCTCTATTTAAATCTACAGGTTGCTCATCTCTGAGGATTTCCCCATCGGGCGCATAACCCACACCACTAACTGTATATTGATGTCCTCCCGCATAGATGGCTTGGACTGTCATCTGGTTTTCTGTCAATGTCCCGGTTTTATCGGAACAAATCACAGTTGCACTACCCAAGGTTTCCACCGCCGGTAATTTGCGAATAATGGCATTCCTTTTAGCCATGCGGGAAACACCAATCGCTAAAGTAACAGTTACTACTGCTGGTAATCCTTCCGGTATGGCGCTGACTGTTAAAGTTACGGCTGCTTCTAAGGCTTCGTTAAAGCCCCGAAAGCTTAACCCGACAACAAAGCAGAGTGTAGCTAGCCCTAAGACCATGTATAGCCAATTCTGGCTAAATTTGTTAAATTTCCGCGTTAATGGTGTGGAAATATCTGTATGCTGCTCCATTAACTGGGAAATCTTCCCTGTTTCCGTGTTATTTCCTGTAGCAACAACTACACCAGTCCCTTGTCCGAAGGTGACAAAGCCCCCTGCATAGGCCATGTTTTTCCGTTCGCCTAATCCTGTATCTGGCGTTAAAACCTGTGTATGTTTTTCTACCGCCACAGATTCCCCAGTCAAGCCAGACTCATCAATTTGCAAGTTCCGCACTTGAATGAGGCGTAAGTCGGCGGGGACTTTATCGCCGGAAGTCAACAGCACCACATCACCAGGAACTAATTCCCGTGAGGGGATGCGGATTTTCTGCCCATCGCGGATGATGGTGGCTTCTGTGGTGATGGCTTTGGCTAAAGCTGCGATCGCACTTTCGGCTTTTGCTTCTTGAATAAATCCGATAATGGCGTTGGTGGTGGTAACTCCCCAAATTACCCCAGCGTTGACAAGGCTACCACTCAACGCTTTGACCAAACCTGCACACAACAAAATAATTAATAGCGGCTGGTTAAATTGCAACAGAAACTTCAACCACCAAGGCTTACCTTTTTTTCCCGTTAGTTCATTCGCACCGCCACTAGTTAATAGGTGTTGTGCTTGGTTGCTACTTAAACCTATCTCTGCATCAGTTTGCAAACGGGCGATCGCTTCGGATATCTCTAAGGAATGCCAAACAGTAGGCTGTTTCTCTCCTGGTGCAACGGTAGCTACAGCTTGAACCATAATTATTAATTTCTTGTAAAAAGTGTTATGCTTAATTTAGCACGAATAATTAGTGCTAAAAAGTATTTATCACTAGTAAATTTTGATATTAACCATTATTTACCCCAATGGGTGACAAAAAATCGAGTATGCTTTCCCTTAGAGGTTGTTTGAAAAGTATTATTTTAAACATCAAAATCTTAATAACCTAACCCCCCTAGCCCCCCTTCCCTACAAGGGAATGGGGGTTTCAAAGCCTCTCTCCGCTTCGGGGAGAGGTTTGGAGAGGGGTCTTTATTATCATTCATAACTTTTCAAACATCCTCTTAGAGTTAGGATTAAACCTGAAGGTGTAAAACTTGTGAGTCTGGATTTGTCTACTCCATTGCAATTAATTGGGCGTTCAGTGGAGTTTCAGCGCGTTGTAGAAGTGCTGGCCCAGGATGGTGACTTGTTAATTACGGGAGTACCGGGTAGTGGTAGGCGTACTCTAGTGCGGTGGGGCGTGACAGAAGTGAGAGCGATCGCTCTAGATATTGACTGCATCCGCGCCACAGATGGAGAGCGATTTTTACAGTTACTCACAGAAGCAATTAACCAAAATTGGCAAGCAGAAAAAATCCAAAGTTGGTTAGATAAAAATGCCAAGGAATTTTTTACATTTCATCCAGAAACTAAACTTAAGCTATTACGTTCTCTCAGCCAAAAACAAATTTGGCAAGCCTTTGAACTATTGTTGGAATTGCCGCAAATTATGGCAGTAGATTTAAACAAACGTTTAGTCTTAATTCTGCAAAGTTTCCCCCACATTCGCTCTTGGGATCGTAACGGTTTATGGGAAATATCATTCCGGCGGAAAATCAAAGAACACACTCATGTAAGTTATGTGCTGATTGCCACGATCGCCGAGACGGGAAATTATTCAGACGAAAATAATTATCCTTTAGAAACCATCCAATTACCTCCCTTGAACCGAGATGTATTGGCAGTATGGGCGAGGGAAATATTACATGGTTCAAAACTCACATTTGATTCCCGTTCTAAAGCATTACAACTATTTTTAGATGCCGTACAAGGTCATATTGGCGATGCGATGGCAATAATTCGCCGTCTACAAACTTTATGTGTTCCTGATAGCTTAGTTACAGAAAATGATGTCCAGCAAGCCATTGAAGGATTACTCAAAGATTTATCAATGACCTATGAATCTTTATTGATGTTGCTACCAGCCAATCAGGTACATCTTTTGGAATGTTTAGCTTTAGACCCCACAGAAAAACCCCAAAGCAAAGACTATATTCAAAAACACGGTCTTTCTAGGGGTGGTAGTCTCCAAGGTGCGCTGAC contains:
- a CDS encoding DUF4351 domain-containing protein, whose protein sequence is MQIVTSWMRQGVQQGELTLILRQLNRRFGEINPQLQERIQGLSTAELEDLGEALLDFTSSADLEAWFASR
- a CDS encoding HAD-IC family P-type ATPase — its product is MVQAVATVAPGEKQPTVWHSLEISEAIARLQTDAEIGLSSNQAQHLLTSGGANELTGKKGKPWWLKFLLQFNQPLLIILLCAGLVKALSGSLVNAGVIWGVTTTNAIIGFIQEAKAESAIAALAKAITTEATIIRDGQKIRIPSRELVPGDVVLLTSGDKVPADLRLIQVRNLQIDESGLTGESVAVEKHTQVLTPDTGLGERKNMAYAGGFVTFGQGTGVVVATGNNTETGKISQLMEQHTDISTPLTRKFNKFSQNWLYMVLGLATLCFVVGLSFRGFNEALEAAVTLTVSAIPEGLPAVVTVTLAIGVSRMAKRNAIIRKLPAVETLGSATVICSDKTGTLTENQMTVQAIYAGGHQYTVSGVGYAPDGEILRDEQPVDLNREKGLQECLIAGLLCNDSHLETKNGRWVVLGDPTEGALIASANKANFSQPTLLKQMPRLDGIPFESDYQYMATLHNTPTGKVIYVKGSVEAILQRCSLMLNTDGQPRPLDCVETLKQTTIEREVNIMARQGLRVLALAKKLVGNEQNDVDHADIADGLIFIGLQGMIDPPRESAIKAVQACQTAGIQVKMITGDHAITAQAIARRMGINKNGSVLAFTGAELAKMDKTELAQVAEEGVVFARVAPEQKLRLVEALQSKGEVVAMTGDGVNDAPALKQADIGIAMGGAGTEVAKEASDMLLTDDNFASIEAAVEEGRAVYKNLLKAICFILPVNGGESMTILISTLLARDLPILSLQVLWLNMLNSITMTVPLAFEPKGQNVMQQAPRHPNEPLLSGSRIQRILAISLFNWIVIFGVFEYIRQTTGNIDLARTMAINSLIAGRIFYLLSISQLIPNLIAKMDGTMKENVDIPAIGFGILGAILLQIVFAHVPLINDVFETAPLSLQQWLFCLGVGSPMILWATLVNRLDPPN
- a CDS encoding AAA family ATPase, giving the protein MVMKLITAKIENFKSLGNVELSFRNLTIIVGSNSSGKSNSLESLNFFKELLVSDSLSAERMQRLLRFGNQNICSTIVVEDDGQKAEYSVSITSNKKHIQIASENLKVNGNEVIKIINGEGEVRDEDGQNPQKYTSNPESIEDLALTSAGNFGNKPVTKKLASYIREWKFYDINPKDIKKYSTFLEMVKIVRNTADNDIVPSLDNDASEVQEILNYWAKNEINKLRDVSEELSNCLNISLDIGVEKDPIVKVLEGDGKKMPLSSMSDGTLRLIAYLILLYQSESEMPTLIGIEEPERNFHPGILKDVASIMKRLSKKTQVVFTTHSSQLLDCFSPEEITSDISVILLSNKGELGTKACLLDKLAENRDDLLEWMTDFGLGSAIYHSHLIEEILAI